CTCAAACGGCGTGGGTGCCGAGCCCCACGGCCAGCCACGCCGAGGTGTTGGAGCCCCTGATGCTCGGCTCGGTTTCTCGTCCAAACCTGGTTCCGGACGCGCATCTCGCTGCGCTGGCGATCGAACACGGTCTGACGCTTTGCAGCACCGACGGCGACTTCGCTCGTTTTCCGGGTCTCGTTTGGACCAACCCCTTGGCGCGAGTGGATTGACCGAGCGTGGCCGGTCTTTGGCGAGGCCAACGCAAGAAGGCTCTCAGCGCTTCATGGTTTCATGTTCGTGACGGTGAACCGATCGATCGTGTCGTTGCTGATGGTCTTGAAATAGCCCTCGGCGCTGCGCGGGTTGCCGTTGACATGGAACGTGATGAACAGCGCCCCGAAATTCGCGCTGAAGTTGTTCACCCGCATACCGTTCATGACGAAGCGGTCGCTGGTGTAGATGGTGGCCCACCACGAGTTGTTTCCGTGCGAGCGGAAGACGCGGATGTCGGAACCGCCGATTCCAGAATGAAATACGAAAGTCGAGCCCTCGCTCAGCGTGAGCATATCGGGGGGGCCCATCTTGCCGTAGGGGCGACCCCTGAAGTTGGTTAGCGTGAACGTGCGGCCGTACGAGTGCTCGTGCGCTGTCGCGACGATCGCGCCACCGTCGAGACATGCCTTGTAGGTAGCTGCCTCCACCTCGGTGCTCTTGCCGCCGACCTGCATGTCGGTGTGGTTCTTGTGCCAGTCGCAGATTTCCCAGAGCTGGTCGCTCTTGGAGAGCTCGTTGCTGATGTACCTGTTGTGGGCCATCGTGTTGCCGACCGTGCCCACGCCCGAGAGAATGAACATCAGCCCTTGGTAGGTGCAGGTCGATCGGACGCCCAGATCGCCGGTGCAGCTCGCCTCGGGGATCTTGTCGAGACGCTTCTGCATGTTCTGCTGGTAGGTGGACCAACCCTGGTTGCCCGTGTCGTGGTTGCCGACCGAGTAGAAGTAGGGGTACGTGTCGCCAAGGACGCTGTTGAGCTGGTTTTCGAACGCCACGGGGCCGTCGCCATAACCGAGGTCACCGGCGTGCAGCACCAGGTGGGCGCGTTCCCGCTTGATTAGCTTGAGGACTTCGTCGGATTGGCCTGGTCTCACCGCCATGTCGCCGGTGAAGGCGACCTTGAGATCCGGCATGGTCGAGTTGGTCACCGGCGGCAGGGTTCCGCCAGCGCCGCCCATGCCCATGCCGCCCACGCCGATCCCCCCGAAACCGGCCGCGATCATGCCGCCAGCGCCGCCCATGCCCGCCGCAGCGACGGCACCGCCCATGCCCATGCCGGCCAGGTTCGAGCCTGCGCCACCCGCCGCGCCAGCAGCCCCGCCGGCTGCGCCGCCAGCACCGGTTCCCACGGTTCCGGCTCCCGAGCCCGCGCGCCCCGTGCCCGCAGGTGGCATCCATGCGGGTCCTGCATCCGCCCCACATCCAAGGGCTCCGGCTGCCGTCAGACACGCCAGGAGCACGCTCGCCCGTGCCGTAGCTGGGAATACACCCGCATTCATGCATTGCCTCGCTTCAGTTCAGGAGCACCGGCCGTCCGTCAGGTAACCCGAGCGCACAGCCACTTCATGACCACTCACGCTGCGACTATAATACGCACGGATCGAGATGGCCATGAGTCGATCCGGAACGGCTCGATGCAATCGCAGCGATCGATGCAAGGTGCGCCGCAGCGCGGGCAACCGTGATGGGCCAGCAGGATCGGCCTGCCAAGTCCTGCTGCGACCGCGGGCATGCCTGGAAGGAATGCGGAGCCGACGCGTTCTCTTGCGTTGTGGCTGTGAGCGAAGAACTACAAAGGCACCGAGGCGCTCGGGGCCGGTGCCGCTGTTCCGATTCTTGCTCTGCTGGCCTGGCGCGGGTTAAATGAGCACATGCACAGCAAGACACGCCATCTCGTGTGGCAGCGTGCCCTGCTTGTCCTGCTGTCCGCCTGCGGTGAATCGCAAGCCGACCTCGTAGCGGATCTGCCTGCGCGCATGGCGCAAGCTCGCTGCGACGCGTTGCATGCCTGCGTGGCCGGGGAGGTGGAGCTGTTCCTGAACAACCAGGACTGCGTCGTGACTCAGCAAAGGATGTACGAGGACAGCGAGCTCGGTGACCTGAAACGCTCCATCGAGGCCGGCACGTTGGTTGTGGAAGCCGCGGCTATCGACACGTGCATCAACTCCATGCGCAGCTGGGGCTGCCTCGCCTATTCGACCGGCCTGCCGTTCGAGTGCGAACAGGCGTTGCAAGGGACCGTGCCCCTCGGTGGCCCCTGCAATCACGACCTGGAGTGCGCCATGGACGGCTGGTGCGATTTTGGTGCAAGTTGTCCCGGCGTTTGTACGTTGCCAAACGGCCCCGGCGTGTTTTGCAGTCGGGACCACGAGTGCCAGCCAGGCCTTCAGTGCGACGACACCTGCCATGTACCGCTCGAGCTGGGCAGCTCATGCAGCGGCTCGCTCACCCATTCCGAGTGCCGGCACGGAGAGTACTGCGCCAGCGACCGCTGCGTGACCTTCGATCAACTGCTCGGAGCGGCTCCCGGTCAGCCTTGCGATCCGGTCACCGGCCAGCTGTGCCAGATCGGTCTCGCATGCCAGGTGCTTGACTTCCAGGCAGGCTGGTTGTGCGGTCCTCTGTTGGAGCTCGGCAGCACCTGCGGTCTCGGCGTGCCCAACCCGTGTTCGCCCGGTCTGTATTGCGCGGGCATTCAGGCCACGTTGTGGCCGGTTCCCGTCATCACACCTGGAGTTTGCAGCCCGGTAAGCCAACCCGGACAACCTTGCGAGCTGCCGCCACTGTTGGACGAGGACCTGGCGCCCACCCAGAGTTGCGCAGCCTACCACCGTTGCGACATGGGCTCGAGGATCTGCAAGCCGATACAGCGCATCGGCGGGCCCTGCACCTCCAACGATGAGTGCTACAGCGGCGTATGCGATGCCGATGCGTGCCGCATCGCGCACGAGTGCACTCCCAGCTACATGACGCTGCAAAAGTAGGGGAGGTCTCTCATGGATGTCAGCGGCCGGAACCTGTGATTCGTGGTACTAGCGGGCGTGCCAGATCACCGGGGGCGGCAGGCTTGCGGGTCGGCCGAGGACGAAGCCTTGGCCGTAGTGGGCGCCGGCGTCACGTACCGCCTCGAGCTCATCCAGCGTCTCGATGCCCTCCGCGACGACTTCCGCGCCCAGATCCTCGCACATTCGGACGACTGCTCGCACAAGGCGATACTGGCGGTCGTTGCGATCCAGACCCGTGACCAGACACCGGTCGAGCTTGACGATCTGGGGTGCCAGGTCCGCGATCCGGCGCAGATTGGAGTAGCCGGCGCCAAGGTCATCTACGACCAGGTGCACGTGACCGCGCGAGCGAAGCTCGTCCAGGGTGGCCCGCACCAGATCGAAGTGGGTGAGCGGTACCGATTCCGTGATCTCCAGGTACACTTCGTTGTCGTGTCCGAACAGGGGATCGTCGGGCTGGAGGATCCAGCGGTCCACCAGCTCCTCTGGGTGGACATTGAGGAATACCGCACGTCCCGCGCACGCTGGCAGGGCCAGCCGGCGCAGCAGACGTCCCAGACGACCGCAGGCGTTGTGAAGCGACGCCAGCTCGAACAGCCTCTCTGGAGTGAGGCGCAGGGCTGCCCGGGGCCGCGCCAACACCTCGTACGCAAACAGGCTCCCGGTGGCCATCCGTACTATGGGCTGGTACGCGGCGCCGATGTCGGTCACCGGGATGCTGCCCATGAACTCGCCGCTGGGTGCTCGCTGGCCTGTAGAAAGCACCTCGCTGACGTCCCGCCAGGCCGTCTGTTCAG
The DNA window shown above is from Pseudomonadota bacterium and carries:
- a CDS encoding EAL domain-containing protein; this encodes MSAAGRVRPEQTAWRDVSEVLSTGQRAPSGEFMGSIPVTDIGAAYQPIVRMATGSLFAYEVLARPRAALRLTPERLFELASLHNACGRLGRLLRRLALPACAGRAVFLNVHPEELVDRWILQPDDPLFGHDNEVYLEITESVPLTHFDLVRATLDELRSRGHVHLVVDDLGAGYSNLRRIADLAPQIVKLDRCLVTGLDRNDRQYRLVRAVVRMCEDLGAEVVAEGIETLDELEAVRDAGAHYGQGFVLGRPASLPPPVIWHAR
- a CDS encoding metallophosphoesterase; translation: MGTGAGGAAGGAAGAAGGAGSNLAGMGMGGAVAAAGMGGAGGMIAAGFGGIGVGGMGMGGAGGTLPPVTNSTMPDLKVAFTGDMAVRPGQSDEVLKLIKRERAHLVLHAGDLGYGDGPVAFENQLNSVLGDTYPYFYSVGNHDTGNQGWSTYQQNMQKRLDKIPEASCTGDLGVRSTCTYQGLMFILSGVGTVGNTMAHNRYISNELSKSDQLWEICDWHKNHTDMQVGGKSTEVEAATYKACLDGGAIVATAHEHSYGRTFTLTNFRGRPYGKMGPPDMLTLSEGSTFVFHSGIGGSDIRVFRSHGNNSWWATIYTSDRFVMNGMRVNNFSANFGALFITFHVNGNPRSAEGYFKTISNDTIDRFTVTNMKP